In one Gossypium hirsutum isolate 1008001.06 chromosome D09, Gossypium_hirsutum_v2.1, whole genome shotgun sequence genomic region, the following are encoded:
- the LOC107891536 gene encoding ruvB-like protein 1: MDKMKIEEVQSTAKKQRIATHTHIKGLGLDPTGNAVPLAAGFVGQAEAREAAGLVVDMIRQKKMAGRALLLAGPPGTGKTALALGISQELGSKVPFCPMVGSEVYSSEVKKTEVLMENFRRAIGLRIKENKEVYEGEVTELSPEETESVTGGYGKSISHVIIGLKTVKGTKQLKLDPTIYDALIKEKVAVGDVIYIEANSGAVKRVGRSDAFATEFDLEAEEYVPLPKGEVHKKKEIVQDVTLHDLDAANARPQGGQDILSLMGQMMKPRKTEITDKLRQEINKVVNRYIDEGVAELVPGVLFIDEVHMLDMECFSYLNRALESSLSPIVIFATNRGICNVRGTDMNSPHGIPVDLLDRLVIIRTQIYGPSEMIQILAIRAQVEELVVDEESLAFLGEIGQSTSLRHAVQLLSPASIVAKMNGRDNICKADLEEVSKLYIDAKSSAKILQEQQEKFIS, from the exons ATGGATAAAATGAAGATAGAAGAGGTTCAATCAACGGCCAAAAAGCAAAGAATCGCTACTCATACTCACATCAAAGGCCTTGGTCTCGAT CCCACCGGGAATGCCGTTCCTTTGGCTGCAGGTTTTGTGGGGCAAGCAGAGGCAAGGGAAGCAGCTGGTCTTGTGGTGGATATGATAAGGCAAAAAAAGATGGCTGGCCGTGCACTTTTGCTGGCTGGGCCTCCCGGTACTGGGAAAACAGCTTTGGCCTTAGGAATTTCCCAAGAGCTTGGGAGCAAG GTTCCATTCTGTCCAATGGTTGGATCTGAAGTATACTCTTCAGAAGTAAAGAAAACTGAAGTTTTGATGGAAAACTTCCGACGGGCTATTGGTCTACGCATCAAGGAAAATAAAGAGGTCTATGAAGGAGAG GTTACTGAACTCTCTCCTGAAGAAACAGAGAGCGTAACAGGTGGTTATGGTAAAAGCATTAGCCACGTAATTATTGGATTGAAAACTGTCAAAGGAACAAAGCAACTGAAGTTGGACCCTACAATTTATGATGCCTTGATTAAAGAAAAG GTAGCTGTTGGAGATGTTATATATATTGAAGCAAATAGTGGAGCCGTTAAAAGGGTGGGCAGAAGTGATGCTTTTGCCACAGAATTTGACCTTGAAGCTGAAGAATATGTGCCGCTTCCCAAAGGAGAAGTTCACAAAAAGAAGGAGATAGTGCAG GATGTAACATTACATGATTTGGATGCTGCTAACGCACGACCTCAAGGGGGCCAAGACATTTTGTCTTTAATGGGTCAGATGATGAAGCCCAGGAAGACAGAAATCACTGACAAATTACGACAAGAAATAAATAAG GTTGTTAACCGGTATATTGATGAAGGTGTGGCAGAGCTTGTCCCAGGAGTTCTATTCATTGATGAG GTTCATATGCTGGACATGGAGTGTTTTTCATACTTGAATCGTGCTTTAGAGAGCTCACTATCTCCAATAGTAATTTTTGCTACAAATAGAGGAATATGTAACGTAAG GGGTACTGATATGAATAGTCCTCATGGCATACCTGTTGACTTATTGGACAGATTGGTGATCATCCGCACACAGATTTATGGTCCTTCTGAAATGATACAG ATTTTAGCCATCCGTGCACAGGTGGAAGAACTGGTTGTGGATGAAGAAAGTCTGGCGTTCCTTGGAGAGATTGGACAAAGCACATCTTTAAG GCATGCAGTTCAACTGTTATCACCTGCTAGCATTGTGGCAAAAATGAATGGTCGAGACAACATATGCAAG GCGGATCTTGAGGAAGTAAGCAAGCTATACATAGATGCCAAGTCTTCGGCAAAAATTCTTCAAGAGCAACAGgaaaaattcatttcatga
- the LOC107891537 gene encoding NAC domain-containing protein 89-like (The RefSeq protein has 3 substitutions compared to this genomic sequence) — protein MMAGEGVSRETQMSIQASSMFPGFRFSPTDVELISYYLKKKLDGYDKCVEVIPEIEICRYEPWDLPVKSIIKSDNEWFFFCARGRKYPNGSQSRRATEQGYWKATGKERNVKSGSNVIGTKRTLVFHTGRAPKGERTEWIMHEYCMKGKSQDSLVVCRLRKNSEFRLNNNSNRVARNHRELSIVHDSNHATSDGGTDLTGISEGDKAIEFYSKKATSSNDSHSIEQIDSASESEQKLSNEVAPTESSTLKKDSDDEEDFFAEILKDDIIRLDEASLSASTPEVLPMIATTTHRVSLLQGGANRRIRLTRTKADIIQHGIGGISTKKWKSEEPPKCLLSVFSPRTAILVILITLLALLLPCSNFKSSKVIQI, from the exons ATGACGGCAGGTGAAGGGGTTTCAAGAGAAACCCAAATGTCTATTCAAGCCTCTTCAATGTTTCCAGGGTTTAGATTTTCACCAACTGATGTTGAGCTCATTTCTTATTACTTGAAAAAGAAACTGGATGGTTATGACAAATGTGTTGAGGTCATTCCTGAGATTGAAATTTGCAGATATGAGCCTTGGGACTTGCCAG TAAAGTCCATCATAAAGTCAGATAATGAATGGTTCTTCTTTTGTGCTCGAGGAAGGAAGTACCCAAATGGTTCACAAAGTAGACGGGCAACCGAACAGGGTTATTGGAAAGCCACAGGGAAAGAACGTAATGTGAAGGCCGGTTCGAATGTGATCGGCACGAAGAGGACTCTCGTCTTTCACACAGGTCGTGCTCCGAAAGGGGAAAGGACCGAATGGATCATGCATGAATATTGCATGAAAGGAAAATCCCAG GATTCCCTAGTGGTATGCCGTCTTAGGAAGAACAGCGAGTTTCGTCTGAATAACAATTCAAATCGGGTTGCTCGGAATCACAGGGAGTTGTCAATCGTGCATGACAGTAACCATGCTACCTCAGATGGTGGAACTGATCTAACTGGCATCTCTGAAGGGGACAAGGCAATTGAATTCTATTCAAAGAAGGCTACTAGCAGTAACGATTCTCATTCTATTGAGCAAATCGATTCGGCATCCGAATCCGAGCAAAAGCTTTCCAATGAAGTTGCACCAACAGAGTCTTCTACACTTAAGAAG GATTCTGATGATGAAGAAGACTTCTTCGCTGAGATACTGAAAGATGATATAATCAGGCTTGATGAAGCTTCATTGTCAGCCTCAACACCTGAGGTTTTGCCTATGATAGCCACCACTACCCACCGTGTATCCCTTCTCCAGGGCGGAGCAAACCGGAGAATCAGATTGACAAGAACTAAAGCAGATATCATCCAACATGGCATCGGTGGGATCTCGACCAAGAAATGGAAGTCGGAGGAACCACCAAAATGTTTGCTATCTGTATTCTCACCGAGGACTGCCATTTTAGTCATCCTGATAACTTTACTGGCTTTGTTGCTGCCATGTTCCAACTTCAAAAGCAGCAAAGTATTTCAAATATGA
- the LOC107891538 gene encoding uncharacterized protein, which produces MSRPMLLVFLFIILIIASQFEWRQPLVVDVDTTLSVSQKPQQISRREEAVKEKIILSQEKKIQRLNELVRSLEQQLLQCKGDNKTTNGTVSYLTERILELERQQILED; this is translated from the exons ATGTCGAGACCGATGTTACTTGTTTTCCTATTTATTATACTCATAATCGCCTCACAATTTGAGTGGAGGCAACCACTTGTTGTTGATGTTGACACGACCCTGAGTGTATCGCAGAAGCCGCAACAAATTTCAAGGAGGGAAGAAGCTGTGAAAGAAAAG ATCATCTTATCACAAGAGAAGAAGATTCAGAGACTTAATGAACTTGTGCGGAGTCTTGAGCAGCAACTGCTGCAGTGCAAGGGTGATAACAAGACAACTAATGGCACTGTAAGCTATTTGACTGAACGGATTCTTGAGCTTGAGAGGCAACAGATCTTAGAGGACTAG
- the LOC107891535 gene encoding nicalin-1 translates to MANSKKPGGLREMLESMYSVIALLFILVACVELCDAAAAVDVYRLIQYDMSGSPFGSRFAALNHHAASLHFPPGVDLSRTVLIIPLRELNITFVREYINQKNPLGGLLVLLPEVLSFKTGGNKQVHEKEKMKILLAELERLLVHSNIPYPVYFAFENDEIDTVLADIKKNDLMGQPATATTGGYKFVIPTAEPKKVASPTMTNIQGWLSGLKTDGDANQLPTIAIVASYDTFGAAPALSVGSDSNGSGIVALLEIARLFSLLYSNPKTRGRYNLLFGLTSGGPYNYNGTQKWLRSFDQRLRESIDYAICLNSIGSWDNELWIHVSKPPENAYIKQIFEGLSNVAEELDLKVGLKHKKINISNPRVAWEHEQFSRLRVTAATLSELSVTPELLESTGGLFDTRQYVNETAIVRGVKLVAESLARHIYGHQGKNIQIFADESSLAVNPAYIRSWLDVLSQTPRVAPFLSKDDPFVMALKKELAGHVDEVNVQHETLEGIFTFYDSTSARLNIYQVASVTFDLLLLLVLGSYLIVLFSFLVITTRGLDDLISLFRRPPSRKLKTA, encoded by the exons ATGGCAAATTCAAAGAAACCGGGCGGTCTCCGCGAGATGCTGGAATCGATGTACTCTGTCATCGCTCTGCTCTTCATTTTAGTAGCCTGCGTCGAACTCTGCGACGCCGCCGCTGCTGTCGACGTCTACCGTCTAATCCAATACGACATGTCCGGTTCACCTTTCGGATCTCGATTCGCCGCCCTCAACCATCACGCCGCCTCCTTACATTTCCCTCCCGGTGTCGATCTTTCCAGAACCGTTCTCATCATCCCTCTACGTGAACTGAATATCACTTTCGTTCGAG AATATATCAATCAAAAAAATCCGTTGGGAGGATTGTTAGTTTTGCTTCCTGAAGTACTTAGCTTTAAAACTGGAGGGAATAAGCAAGTtcatgaaaaagagaaaatgaaaattttattggcAGAGCTCGAGCGATTGCTTGTACATTCAAATATACCT TATCCTGTCTATTTTGCTTTTGAGAACGATGAAATTGATACTGTGTTGGCTGATATCAAGAAGAATGATTTGATGGGTCAGCCTGCTACTGCAACTACTGGCGG ATACAAGTTTGTTATCCCAACAGCAGAACCTAAGAAAGTTGCATCTCCCACAATGACTAATATTCAG GGGTGGTTGTCTGGATTAAAAACTGATGGAGATGCAAATCAACTTCCAACCATTGCTATTGTGGCATCTTATGATACATTTGGGGCTGCTCCT GCATTATCGGTGGGAAGTGACAGCAATGGAAGTGGCATTGTGGCTCTTCTTGAAATAGCAAGGTTATTCTCTCTTCTCTACTCAAATCCTAAGACAAGAGGAAGGTACAATTTACTTTTTGGCCTGACATCTGGCGGACCATATAACTACAATGGGACTCAGAAG TGGCTTCGGAGTTTTGATCAACGTTTACGTGAGAGTATCGACTATGCTATTTGCTTAAATAGTATTGGTTCTTGGGATAATGAATTGTGGATTCATGTGTCCAAGCCTCCAGAGAATGCCTACATCAAGCAAATTTTTGAG GGTTTATCTAATGTAGCAGAGGAGTTGGACCTCAAAGTTGGCCTAAAgcacaagaaaataaatatttctaatccTCGA GTAGCATGGGAGCATGAACAGTTCTCAAGGCTGAGAGTCACTGCTGCCACTCTTTCTGAACTTTCTGTCACACCAGAACTCCTAGAAAGCACTGGTGGTCTGTTTGATACCAg ACAATACGTAAATGAAACTGCAATTGTTAGAGGTGTGAAGCTAGTTGCTGAAAGTCTTGCG AGGCATATCTATGGCCACCAGGGAAAAAATATCCAAATTTTTGCAGATGAGAGCAGTTTGGCTGTCAATCCTGCCTATATACGATCTTGGCTGGATGTTTTATCACAAACACCTCGAGTAGCTCCATTTCTTTCAAAGGATGACCCTTTTGTCATGGCATTGAAAAAG GAGTTAGCTGGTCATGTTGATGAAGTGAATGTGCAACATGAGACTCTTGAAGGGATTTTTACTTTCTATGATTCGACTAGCGCTAGGCTTAACATATATCAG GTTGCTAGTGTAACCTTTGACTTGCTGTTACTCCTTGTGTTGGGATCTTATTTGATAGTGCTCTTCAGTTTTCTTGTCATCACAACTAGG GGTCTTGATGATCTAATCAGTTTATTTCGCCGACCCCCTTCTCGAAAGCTGAAAACTGCTTGA